Proteins encoded within one genomic window of Polynucleobacter duraquae:
- a CDS encoding DNA-3-methyladenine glycosylase family protein codes for MSKVAQQFIIEEVAPDYWEQACAELMKHDRILKKLIPKYGLGFLRTRGDAFTTLARAIVGQQISVAAAQSVWSKVLLASKNKVNPKNILALSVEDLRAAGLSGRKVEYIRDLAEHFDSGRLHANQWKGMEDEVIIKELCGIRGIGRWTAEMFLIFNMIRPNILPLDDAGLIKAISLNYFSGEPVSRHEAREVAANWAPWRTVATWYMWRSIDPKPVEY; via the coding sequence TTGAGTAAAGTTGCACAGCAATTCATCATTGAAGAAGTTGCTCCTGATTATTGGGAGCAGGCTTGTGCTGAGTTGATGAAGCATGATCGTATTTTAAAAAAACTGATTCCAAAATACGGCTTAGGTTTTTTGCGAACGCGTGGAGATGCATTCACTACTTTGGCAAGGGCTATCGTTGGCCAGCAAATTTCGGTTGCTGCCGCTCAGTCTGTCTGGAGCAAGGTTTTATTGGCTTCCAAAAACAAGGTAAACCCTAAAAATATTCTTGCCTTAAGTGTTGAAGATTTGCGTGCAGCAGGATTATCGGGTCGCAAGGTGGAATACATCCGCGATTTGGCTGAACACTTTGATTCTGGTCGTTTACATGCCAATCAGTGGAAAGGCATGGAAGATGAGGTCATCATCAAAGAATTGTGTGGGATTCGGGGAATTGGTCGCTGGACAGCGGAAATGTTCCTGATTTTCAACATGATTAGGCCCAATATTCTCCCCTTAGACGACGCTGGTCTGATTAAGGCTATTTCCCTCAATTACTTCAGCGGAGAGCCTGTGAGCAGGCATGAAGCTCGTGAAGTAGCTGCAAATTGGGCCCCATGGCGCACGGTAGCGACTTGGTATATGTGGAGAAGTATCGACCCCAAGCCCGTTGAATATTAA
- a CDS encoding acetyl-CoA carboxylase carboxyltransferase subunit alpha: MKTTFLDFEQSIAELESKIEELQFVQDESSVDISDEIKTLTEKSQQLTKDVYANLSPWQVSQVARHPQRPYTLDYVGALFTDFHELHGDRNFADDQSIITGLARFQNQPCMVIGHQKGRDTKERALRNFGMSRPEGYRKAKRVMRLAEKFKLPVFTFVDTPGAFPGIDAEERNQSEAIGHNLYVQAELEVPIIATIIGEGGSGGALAIAMGDVVLMLQNSTYSVISPEGCASILWKTADKAPEAAEQLGLTAQRLKAIGLIDKIVPEPTGGAHRDYDTMMNNMRKALAESLKTFDGMKVDALLERRHERLMSYGKFKEIEVKS; this comes from the coding sequence ATGAAAACGACTTTCCTGGATTTTGAGCAGTCAATCGCTGAATTAGAGTCAAAGATTGAAGAGCTGCAATTTGTGCAAGATGAATCATCAGTAGACATTTCTGATGAGATCAAAACCTTGACTGAAAAAAGTCAGCAACTCACTAAAGATGTCTATGCCAATTTAAGTCCGTGGCAAGTTTCTCAAGTGGCGCGCCATCCTCAGCGTCCTTATACATTAGATTATGTTGGAGCATTGTTCACCGATTTTCATGAGCTTCATGGCGATCGTAATTTTGCAGATGACCAATCCATCATTACTGGCCTAGCTCGTTTTCAGAATCAGCCTTGCATGGTCATTGGTCATCAAAAAGGCCGCGATACTAAAGAGCGTGCCTTAAGAAACTTTGGTATGAGTCGCCCTGAAGGTTACCGAAAAGCAAAGCGTGTCATGCGCTTGGCAGAAAAATTTAAATTACCGGTGTTTACGTTTGTGGATACACCGGGTGCATTTCCTGGAATTGATGCAGAAGAGCGCAACCAATCAGAGGCGATCGGTCATAACCTCTATGTTCAGGCGGAATTAGAAGTACCGATCATTGCCACCATTATTGGTGAGGGTGGTTCGGGTGGCGCACTTGCGATTGCAATGGGTGATGTGGTGTTGATGTTGCAAAACTCAACTTACTCGGTCATCTCACCAGAAGGCTGTGCATCCATTCTTTGGAAGACTGCAGATAAAGCGCCTGAAGCTGCTGAGCAATTGGGCTTGACTGCACAACGTTTAAAAGCCATTGGCTTGATCGATAAGATCGTCCCTGAGCCTACTGGTGGCGCACATCGTGATTACGACACCATGATGAACAATATGCGTAAAGCATTAGCTGAGTCACTAAAGACTTTCGATGGGATGAAAGTGGATGCGCTTTTAGAGCGTCGCCATGAGCGCTTGATGAGTTATGGCAAGTTCAAGGAAATCGAAGTCAAGTCTTAA
- the tilS gene encoding tRNA lysidine(34) synthetase TilS — translation MASSRKSKSSLKAALPAAKRIGLALSGGLDSVVLLDTVCKALKANANDPTELWVFHIHHGLQKPADQWLEFCEQLSKKYQVHFDFRLLHFADPSQGNIEARARAERYDALTDLCIEHGIEDLLLAHHQNDQAETVLLQLLRGSGVAGLSGMPAHRANVNQGDSITLWRPLINQSREELEAYAKEYKLKWVEDPSNQNTRYRRNAIRKEIIPRLEKIQPGAIGNLARSATLLAQSQVLLDRLAKLDGKDLFQGSQLKLAPLLVLAKTDQAAANNVMRYWLKFNDMAMPSQERLESWWKDLKAVKPDSNLEWRHDEVSIYLWRGVLQIGHCTTGRWVFQNVPLRSKLLGLPADWVNTAQEQGLIEERLRQGAEKIQIKPNTPRKTLKNLFQESDTPPWERQAPLLYIKDQLVAVAGVGVSYPHLVSIGRRVLPVWLEKP, via the coding sequence ATGGCAAGTTCAAGGAAATCGAAGTCAAGTCTTAAGGCAGCTTTACCGGCAGCCAAACGGATTGGGCTTGCCTTAAGTGGTGGGCTGGATTCCGTTGTGTTGCTCGATACTGTTTGTAAAGCCCTCAAAGCAAATGCTAATGACCCAACTGAGCTTTGGGTATTTCATATCCATCACGGATTGCAAAAGCCCGCTGATCAATGGTTGGAGTTTTGTGAGCAACTGTCCAAAAAATATCAAGTACATTTTGATTTTCGTCTACTGCACTTTGCTGATCCATCTCAGGGCAATATTGAAGCGAGGGCGAGGGCAGAGCGTTACGATGCTTTGACTGATTTATGTATTGAGCATGGCATTGAAGATTTGCTGCTCGCACACCATCAAAACGACCAGGCTGAAACTGTGCTTTTACAGCTCCTACGCGGCTCTGGCGTAGCCGGCCTCTCTGGCATGCCTGCGCATCGTGCTAACGTCAACCAGGGCGACTCAATTACTCTCTGGCGCCCATTAATCAATCAAAGCAGGGAAGAGTTAGAGGCCTATGCCAAAGAATACAAACTCAAATGGGTAGAAGACCCTAGCAATCAAAATACACGCTATCGTCGCAATGCGATCCGTAAAGAAATCATTCCAAGGCTGGAGAAAATTCAGCCAGGTGCAATTGGCAATCTAGCTCGAAGCGCTACTTTATTGGCCCAATCTCAAGTGTTGCTCGATCGCCTAGCTAAGCTAGATGGGAAAGATCTTTTTCAGGGTAGTCAGTTAAAGCTAGCGCCTCTTTTGGTTCTAGCCAAAACAGATCAAGCTGCTGCGAATAATGTCATGCGTTATTGGTTGAAGTTTAATGATATGGCAATGCCATCCCAGGAACGTCTTGAGTCTTGGTGGAAAGACCTTAAGGCTGTAAAACCAGACTCCAACTTGGAGTGGCGGCATGATGAGGTGAGTATTTATTTGTGGCGCGGCGTCTTGCAGATAGGGCATTGTACGACGGGGCGGTGGGTGTTTCAAAATGTGCCCTTACGAAGTAAGTTACTTGGCTTGCCTGCTGATTGGGTAAATACTGCTCAAGAGCAGGGTCTCATTGAGGAAAGACTGCGCCAAGGAGCAGAAAAGATTCAAATCAAACCCAATACCCCACGCAAAACACTCAAGAATCTCTTTCAAGAATCGGATACACCGCCTTGGGAGAGACAGGCTCCGCTGCTTTATATCAAGGACCAGCTCGTAGCCGTTGCCGGGGTGGGGGTGAGCTACCCTCATCTAGTCTCCATTGGTAGGCGAGTGCTCCCTGTGTGGCTTGAGAAGCCATAG
- a CDS encoding aspartate kinase translates to MALIVHKYGGTSMGSVERIQNVAKRVAKWMRAGHQVVVVPSAMSGETNRLLGLAKDINPDANPRELDQIASTGEQVSSGLLALALLREGVDAVSYAGWQVTVHTDSSFTKARIKSIDDEKILADLNAGRAVVVTGFQGVDPDGNITTLGRGGSDTSAVAMAAALKADECLIYTDVDGVYTTDPRVCEDARRLDKITFEEMLEMASLGSKVLQIRSVEFAGKYKVKTRVLSSLTDPLMPLDQEMKSGTLITFEEDSTMEAAVISGIAFARDEAKITVLGVPDRPGIAYQILGPIADANIDVDMIIQNQSFEGKTDFTFTVPRADYQKALDLLKKNVQAHIEAKEINGDPKVSKVSVVGVGMRSHVGVASKMFRTLSEEGINILMISTSEIKISVVIDEKYMELAVRALHKVFELDQK, encoded by the coding sequence ATGGCTCTTATCGTTCATAAGTATGGTGGCACCTCAATGGGCTCGGTTGAGCGCATTCAGAATGTCGCTAAACGCGTTGCCAAGTGGATGCGTGCAGGTCACCAAGTGGTTGTAGTGCCATCAGCGATGTCCGGTGAAACTAATCGTTTGCTTGGCCTTGCAAAAGACATCAATCCAGATGCAAACCCACGCGAACTTGATCAAATTGCCTCCACAGGCGAGCAAGTCAGTTCGGGTTTATTGGCCTTGGCCTTGTTGCGTGAAGGTGTTGATGCAGTTAGCTATGCCGGTTGGCAAGTGACAGTTCATACGGACTCCTCATTTACTAAAGCGCGCATCAAGAGTATTGATGACGAAAAAATCCTTGCTGATCTCAATGCAGGACGTGCAGTAGTAGTAACAGGCTTTCAGGGTGTTGATCCAGATGGCAATATCACCACCTTAGGTCGCGGAGGTTCTGATACGTCAGCTGTTGCGATGGCTGCGGCCCTTAAAGCAGATGAGTGCTTGATCTACACCGATGTGGATGGTGTTTACACTACCGATCCCCGCGTTTGTGAAGATGCACGTCGTCTAGACAAGATTACTTTTGAAGAGATGCTAGAGATGGCAAGTCTAGGCTCGAAGGTATTGCAGATTCGTTCAGTTGAGTTTGCTGGTAAGTACAAAGTTAAAACCCGTGTTCTGTCATCACTGACAGATCCGTTGATGCCCTTAGACCAAGAGATGAAGTCGGGCACCTTGATTACATTTGAAGAGGACAGCACTATGGAAGCCGCAGTTATTTCCGGCATCGCCTTTGCGCGTGATGAAGCAAAAATTACCGTTCTGGGGGTTCCTGATCGCCCAGGTATCGCCTATCAAATCTTGGGTCCAATTGCCGATGCCAATATTGATGTTGATATGATTATTCAGAATCAATCATTTGAAGGCAAGACAGACTTTACTTTTACAGTTCCCCGCGCGGACTATCAAAAAGCATTGGACTTGCTCAAGAAGAATGTGCAAGCCCATATTGAAGCAAAAGAAATTAATGGCGATCCCAAAGTTTCTAAGGTGTCAGTGGTAGGTGTAGGCATGCGCTCCCATGTGGGTGTTGCTAGCAAAATGTTCCGCACACTATCGGAGGAGGGCATCAATATCCTGATGATCTCTACTAGCGAAATCAAGATTTCAGTGGTGATTGATGAAAAGTATATGGAGCTAGCTGTGCGTGCATTGCACAAGGTGTTTGAGCTGGATCAGAAGTAA
- a CDS encoding amidase, with protein MKPAIGLLQACEQIQQGQLKVDDYLAECVERADQVEPELKAFTVRASLKELYQRSGLGPLMGIPVAVKDIIATKDFVTTNGSPIYKDFVPSEDAEIIKKIRNLGGVIFGKTVTTEFAWRHAGATTNPWNSAHTPGGSSSGSAAAVASGIVPLSLGSQTAGSIIRPASYCGVVGYKASFGAVPRKGVHPVSDSLDHIGFFTRSVADARYAFNLLRNTEINEKDAIVIPEILSKPLSEELGNQQPRIAYLKTPFDELLSQEQIKTVNHAATLLKQSGAHIEEITLPQMYWDGIEALAVLMACEAALVHEKHLEQYPELLGFDIKELIEKGRSHSMVDYLQAKDLQANLRLSISQDFKNFDAILAAPATGEAPQGLSFTGNPIFCSLWSFIGTPAVALPVRKSSNGLPLGIQLVGNYREDEKLLNIAEFAEMCFKVEG; from the coding sequence ATGAAACCAGCCATCGGCTTATTGCAAGCATGCGAGCAAATTCAACAAGGTCAGCTTAAGGTCGATGACTATCTAGCCGAATGCGTAGAACGCGCGGATCAAGTTGAGCCAGAATTAAAGGCATTTACAGTCAGAGCCTCTTTAAAAGAGCTTTACCAACGGTCAGGGCTAGGCCCACTGATGGGGATACCTGTGGCCGTAAAAGACATCATTGCAACAAAGGATTTTGTAACAACGAATGGCTCACCAATCTACAAAGACTTTGTGCCTAGTGAAGATGCTGAAATTATCAAGAAGATTCGTAATTTAGGTGGCGTTATCTTTGGTAAAACAGTCACAACTGAATTTGCCTGGCGTCACGCAGGTGCTACAACTAACCCATGGAATAGTGCCCATACACCAGGCGGATCATCTAGTGGTTCAGCTGCAGCTGTTGCCAGTGGAATAGTTCCCTTGAGCTTAGGCTCGCAAACAGCAGGGTCCATTATTAGACCGGCATCTTATTGTGGGGTCGTGGGCTATAAGGCCAGCTTTGGAGCCGTCCCAAGAAAAGGCGTACATCCCGTCTCCGACTCCTTAGACCATATTGGATTTTTTACTAGATCGGTTGCGGATGCGAGATACGCCTTTAATTTACTCCGCAACACCGAAATCAATGAGAAAGATGCCATTGTTATTCCTGAGATCCTTTCTAAACCCCTGAGTGAAGAGCTAGGCAATCAACAGCCTCGCATTGCTTATCTCAAAACGCCCTTTGATGAATTATTGAGCCAAGAACAGATAAAGACTGTGAACCATGCTGCAACTTTGCTCAAGCAATCGGGTGCTCATATCGAGGAAATAACGCTGCCCCAAATGTACTGGGATGGTATCGAGGCCTTGGCTGTCTTAATGGCTTGCGAAGCTGCGCTTGTTCATGAAAAGCATTTAGAGCAGTATCCAGAGCTTTTAGGATTTGATATCAAAGAGCTTATAGAAAAAGGTAGATCTCATTCGATGGTAGATTACCTGCAGGCAAAAGATCTTCAAGCGAATTTACGCCTCTCCATTTCACAAGATTTTAAAAACTTTGATGCAATACTGGCAGCTCCAGCTACGGGGGAAGCCCCTCAGGGTCTGAGCTTTACTGGAAATCCCATCTTTTGCTCCCTATGGAGCTTTATAGGCACACCAGCAGTCGCACTTCCAGTGCGTAAATCGAGCAACGGATTACCACTAGGAATTCAGCTTGTTGGTAATTACAGGGAAGATGAAAAACTACTCAACATCGCTGAATTTGCTGAAATGTGCTTCAAGGTTGAAGGGTAG
- a CDS encoding Smr/MutS family protein — protein sequence MTRSFECPECGNPRGMLGECHQCGSEELPLTHSDTMVLNLKFDSPSAEEALDRLTIGLRRASEVGIKAIILIHGYGASGEGGKIKWAVHDALNNNYFSDRVDEYHFGEQTAFGSEAYHALLRRRPGLKAYLKHFKEGNAGMTVLIL from the coding sequence ATGACCCGTTCATTTGAGTGCCCGGAATGTGGCAATCCCCGAGGAATGCTTGGGGAATGTCATCAATGCGGAAGCGAGGAACTTCCTCTAACGCACAGTGACACGATGGTGTTGAATTTAAAGTTCGATAGTCCAAGTGCCGAGGAGGCTTTGGATAGATTAACTATTGGATTGCGTCGAGCATCTGAGGTCGGTATTAAGGCAATCATCCTGATACATGGCTATGGAGCTAGCGGTGAGGGTGGCAAGATCAAGTGGGCTGTTCATGACGCTCTAAATAACAACTATTTCTCAGATCGGGTCGATGAATATCACTTCGGCGAGCAAACCGCATTTGGTAGCGAGGCTTACCATGCACTTCTAAGAAGAAGACCCGGATTAAAGGCTTATCTAAAACACTTCAAGGAAGGTAATGCAGGTATGACGGTATTAATACTGTGA
- a CDS encoding DUF883 family protein, translating to MTAKKSTTVHEDTHINSENLIGDFKALMADAEELIKATASHDDSQLGAIRSKALGTLNSAKESLSSVEGTVTEKAKVVAERTDEFVHRNPWEAVGVAAGIGLLIGLFIRRR from the coding sequence ATGACTGCTAAAAAATCAACAACTGTGCATGAAGATACTCATATCAATTCTGAAAATTTAATTGGTGATTTTAAGGCGCTGATGGCAGATGCTGAGGAGCTCATTAAGGCAACGGCAAGTCATGATGATAGCCAGCTTGGCGCAATTCGTTCCAAGGCTTTGGGGACCCTCAATAGTGCAAAAGAAAGTCTTTCCTCTGTGGAGGGCACTGTGACAGAAAAGGCCAAAGTTGTTGCTGAGCGCACTGATGAGTTTGTCCATCGAAATCCCTGGGAGGCGGTAGGCGTCGCTGCCGGGATTGGTTTGTTGATTGGTCTATTTATTCGTCGTCGCTAG
- a CDS encoding phage holin family protein, with protein MSQENLFSALKNLVSTGASIAQTRLELISTDVQIARTQFLNLLVMVICALFFLFFGLVMLALLIVIYSWETDRVLALSLLTSGFLAAGIILALVVLRSIKAMPKLFEATIAELAKDRQELSK; from the coding sequence ATGTCACAAGAAAATCTTTTTTCCGCACTAAAGAATCTCGTCTCCACTGGGGCATCGATTGCTCAGACTCGTTTAGAGTTGATCTCGACTGATGTGCAGATTGCACGCACTCAGTTTCTAAATCTCTTAGTGATGGTGATCTGCGCATTATTTTTCTTGTTCTTTGGTTTGGTGATGCTCGCCTTACTCATTGTGATTTATAGCTGGGAGACTGATAGGGTCCTAGCGCTGAGTCTATTAACAAGTGGTTTCTTAGCGGCGGGCATCATTCTGGCGCTGGTAGTCTTGCGCTCAATTAAAGCGATGCCCAAATTATTCGAGGCAACCATTGCCGAGTTGGCTAAAGACCGCCAGGAGCTTTCTAAATGA